The following are encoded in a window of Anopheles gambiae chromosome X, idAnoGambNW_F1_1, whole genome shotgun sequence genomic DNA:
- the LOC1278390 gene encoding probable RNA-directed DNA polymerase from transposon X-element isoform X1 codes for MLALTETWLNESIPSNMVLDSDAYNIYRCDRSRLNNERSRGGGVLLACSVRYPSVALNINQPTLEALCIRVSFSKFRLYVGIVYVPPYLSSDRNYLESLSAFISDPYMQMKPNDHLILLGDFNQPALEWSLSTAVRPDSSSAIRHYVPHISSNTSSSCFLDMLNLHELYQLNGVHNHLNHYLDLVLSNSAAAACSSVYPASSLLLPQDAHHPALEIALPSSLFRASRVMNVLPSAPNSLRVRYNFWLTDYRKLNSILSRSDWSFFYQCTSVDEAVQSFNALLTSALLSCTPIFRSPPNPPWSNRTLRNLKKDRMKYLRRYRLNRSAFNFRLFKYAASAHRLYNRACFEAYSSRLQSRFRSDPASFWQFVRIRRGCNTLPNEMVLDSRTASTPVEICELFSAHFSQMFEPPVSDPNLIEGGLLYTPENLINLSDISVSSETVVQVLFGLKRSFTPGPDGIPASVLINCKDVLAPHLAKIFNLSLSLGVFPALWKSCWLFPVHKKGCRSIVSNYRGITQTCATAKTFELCILPTILHSCSSAISPKQHGFMPGRSTSTNLMSFISNIFRSFEAGTQLDAIYTDFHAAFDSLPHSLLLAKLSKLGFGDGIISWLSSYLSNRSCRVKTGSYLSEEFFCTSGVPQGCVLSPLLFSLFINDVCNVLPPDGHLLYADDIKIFLPVSSSSDCLRLQHYLNAFAHWCSSNLLRLCPEKCSVISFSHSLSPILFNYTLSSASLSRVMSIRDLGIILDCRLNFKLQLDEVLLKANRTLGFILRLTSIFRDQSILRILYCALVRPILEYASIIWNPPTIDGCSRIESIQRLFTRIAFRRLFGAASLPPYETRLQLFNLHSLSFRRQVFQACFIGGLLLSATDAPDLLSSISLYVPSRSLRPRDPLSIETRHTLYTFNDPLLSCFRLFNHFYYLFDFDSSLNSFRNRIFSSNSL; via the coding sequence atgcttgcccttactgaaacctggttaaatgaatcgattccatccaacaTGGTCCTTGATAGTGATGCCTACAACATATACCGCTGTGATCGAAGCAGGTTAAACAACGAACGTtcgcgtgggggtggtgtgctaCTTGCATGTTCCGTTCGATATCCTTCTGTGGCACTTAACATTAATCAACCCacgcttgaagctttatgtatacgtgtttctttttctaagtttcgtctttatgtggggattgtttatgtgccaccgtatttgagcagcgaccgcaactatttggaatccctttctgctttcatcagtGATCCAtacatgcaaatgaaaccgaatgatcatcttatccttctgggtgacttcaatcaacctgcgTTAGAGTGGTCGCTTTCTACCGCAGTAAGGCCAGATTCATCTTCAGCTATAAGACATTATGTGCCACATATTTCTTCGAATAcatccagttcctgctttttggataTGTTAAACCTGCATGaactctatcagctgaacggggtgcataaccatttaaatcattatttggacctggtgctctccaactctgctgcagctgcttgttcttctgtgtatcctgcttcgtcactgctcctgccccaggatgcccatcatcctgctctagaaattgcgttaccgtcttctttatttagggctagtagggttaTGAATGTATTAccttctgctcctaattcattgagagttcgttataatttttggctcacagactatcgtaaacttaattcaattctatctcgttccgactggtcttttttttatcaatgtacatcggtcgacgaggctgtccaatcgtttaatgctttgttaacctctgcactcctttcatgtacacctatttttcgttcccctcctaatcctccctggtccaatcgtactcttcgcaacctgaaaaaggatagaatgaaatatcttaggaggtatcgtctgaaccgatctgctttcaactttcgtttatttaagtacgctgcctctgcgcatcgactatacaacagggcttgttttgaggcctattcgagtagactgcaatcgcgtttccgttctgatccagcatccttctggcaatttgttaggattcgaagagggtgcaatacgttacctaatgaaatggtacttgattctcgaactgcctctacgcctgttgagatctgtgagctattctctgcacatttttcccaaatgtttgagccaccggttagtgaccctaaccttattgagggtgggctactctacacgccagagaacttaattaatctctccgatatttcggttagctctgaaacagttgtacaggtgttatttgggttgaaacgttcttttactcctggtccagatggcattcctgcctctgttttaataaactgtaaggacgtgcttgctccacaccttgctaaaattttcaacctttcactttctcttggggtttttcctgctctttggaaatcctgttggctttttccggtacacaaaaagggatgccgtagcattgtttctaattatcgtgggataacccaaacttgcgccacagccaaaacttttgagctatgtatccttccaaccatacttcatagttgtagttccgctattagccctaaacagcatgggtttatgcctggtaggtctacttcaactaatctcatgtcttttatttccaatatttttagatcttttgaagccggtacccaacttgatgcaatatacaccgactttcatgctgcttttgatagtttacctcactctttattattagctaaattgtctaaacttggttttggtgatggcattattagctggctgtcctcatatttaagtaatcgatcatgcagggttaaaaccgggtcgtacttatctgaggagtttttttgtacgtcaggtgtccctcagggttgtgtgctaagtccacttctgttttctttgttcatcaatgatgtttgtaatgttttacctcctgatggtcatctcctttatgcggatgatatcaaaatctttttacctgtgtcttcttcttctgattgtctgagacttcagcattacctcaatgcatttgctcattggtgttcatccaatttacttcgcctgtgtcccgaaaaatgttctgttatttctttctctcactctctttctcctattttatttaactatactctctctagcgcttccctctctcgtgttatgtccatccgtgaccttggtattatacttgactgtcgtcttaactttaaactgcagcttgatgaggtgctacttaaagcaaatcgaacccttgggtttatcttacgtttaacctctatttttagagatcaaagcatcctaagaatcctttattgtgctttggtaaggcctattcttgaatatgcaagtatcatctggaatcctcccactattgatggctgttcgagaattgaaagcattcagcgcctctttaccaggattgcctttcgtcgtttgttcggtgctgcctcactacctccctatgaaacgcgattgcagttattcaatcttcactccttaagcttccgccgccaagtgtttcaggcttgttttattggtggcttattactttctgctactgatgctcctgatttactctcgtccatctcgctgtatgttccctctcgttctcttcgtccacgtgatcctctgtcaattgaaacacgtcatactctttatactttcaatgaccctcttctgtcctgtttcaggttgtttaaccacttttactatctctttgatttcgactcctctcttaactctttccgtaaccgtattttttcttctaattccctttaa